Below is a window of Candidatus Methylomirabilota bacterium DNA.
CAGGTCGCCGCGCCAGTCGGGGAACGCCGAGCCGGTGTAGAACGTCGCCCCCGACGGCGCGATCACCGGGTCCCAGTAGTACACCGGCTGCTCCATGCCGGCCTTGGCGGTGCCGATCCCGATGCGCGCGCCCGAGTAGTCCACCCCATAGGTGATGACCGGCCAGCCGTAGTTCTTGCCCGGCTGCGGATTGTTCAGCTCGTCGCCGCCGCGCGCGCCGTGCTCGACCGTCCACAGCTGACCGCGCGCGTCGACGGTGGCGGCCTGCACGTTGCGGTGCCCATAGGACCAGATCTCCGGCCGCGCGTCGGCACGTCCCACGAACGGGTTGTCGCTCGGGATCGAGCCGTCCGCGTTGATGCGCACGACCTTGCCGAGCGTCACCGACAGGTCCTGGGCGCGCTCGCGATAGCCGAAGCGATCGCCGAGCGTGACGAACAGGGTGCCGTCGGGCCGGAAGGCGAGCCGCGAGCCCCAGTGGTTCGGCCCCTGCACCTTCGGCTGCTGGCGCCAGATGACCTGCGTGCCCTCGAGCCCGCGCTCGCCCAGCCGACCGCGGGCGACCGCGGTGCCGGCTCCGCCCTCGCCCGGCTCGGAGAAGGACAGGTAGACGAGCCGATCCTGCGCGAAGCCCGGGCTCAGCGCGACGTCGAGGAGGCCGCCCTGCCCGCGCGCGTAGACTGGCGGCACCCCGGTCAGCGGCTCCGACAGCGTGCCGTCGGGCGCTGCGATGCGCAGCCGGCCCGGCCGCTCGGTGACGAGCATCCGGCCGTCGGGCAGGACGGCGAGCCCCCACGGGTGCTCGAGCCCCCGTACGACGTCGGTGACCTTGACCGCGAGCTTCGCGGGGGCCGGGGTCGGCGAGCGCGGCGCCTCCTGCGCCCACGCGGGCGCCACCAGCAGGGCGAGCGCCATCGCGAGCGTGTCCCAGCGCGGCCAGCGCGTCGAGGCCCGGCTCAAAAGCTCACCGGCAGCGACTGCAGCCCGCGCAGGGTCAGGCTCTGCCGGAACTCGGGCTTCTCGGTGGCCAGTGCCAGCTTGGGCAGGCGCTGGAGCAGCGTGTTGATCGCGATCTGCCCTTCCATGCGCGCGAGCGGGGCGCCCAGGCAGAAGTGAACGCCCATGCCGAAGGCGATGTGGCGATTGTCGGCGCGGGTGAGATCGAGCCGCTGCGGATCGGGGAACTGGGCCGCATCGCGATCCGCCGCGCCCAGGAACGGCATCACCATCTCCCCCTTGGGAATCGTGCGGCCGCCGATCACGATGTCCTCGCTCGGGATGCGGGCGGTGCGCTGCACCGGGCCGTCGAAGCGCAGCAATTCCTCCACCGCGGTGCCGATGATCCGGGGATCGTCCCGCAGACGCCGCAGCTCGGCCGGATGCCGCAGGAGCGCCAGGGTGCCGTTGCCGATCAGGTTCACGGTGGTCTCGTGCCCGGCCACCAGCAGCAGGATGCAGGTCGCGAGCAATTCGTCCTCGTTCAGCTTGTCGCCCGCCTCCTCCGCCGCGATCAGGGCCGAGAGCATGTCATCCCGAGGAGACGCCCGACGCTGCGCGATCAGCTCGCGGAAGTACGCGGCCAGCGCGCGCCGTCCGGCCATGCTGCGCTGGGCGACCTCCGATTCGGGCGGCAGCATGATCGCGTCGAGCCCCCGCGCGATGTCCAGGCCCCACTGCTTGAAGCGCTCGTGGTCCTTCACCGGCACGCCCAGCATGTCGCAGATGACGTTGACGGGAAGCGGATAGGCGAACTCGTCGATCAGGTCCATCTCGCCGTGGCCGTCGACGGCGTCGAGCAGGCGGTCGACGATCCGCTGGATGTCCGGGCGGAGCCGCTCCAGCGCCTTCGGGGTGAAGGCCTTGCTGACCAGGCCGCGCAGCCGGGTGTGATCGGGCGGGTCCCGGTCGAGCATCGAGAGGCCGAGGCCGGGCGGCACCTGCATGCCGAAGCGGGCGGCCACGAACGCGGCGAT
It encodes the following:
- a CDS encoding PQQ-dependent sugar dehydrogenase, which translates into the protein MALALLVAPAWAQEAPRSPTPAPAKLAVKVTDVVRGLEHPWGLAVLPDGRMLVTERPGRLRIAAPDGTLSEPLTGVPPVYARGQGGLLDVALSPGFAQDRLVYLSFSEPGEGGAGTAVARGRLGERGLEGTQVIWRQQPKVQGPNHWGSRLAFRPDGTLFVTLGDRFGYRERAQDLSVTLGKVVRINADGSIPSDNPFVGRADARPEIWSYGHRNVQAATVDARGQLWTVEHGARGGDELNNPQPGKNYGWPVITYGVDYSGARIGIGTAKAGMEQPVYYWDPVIAPSGATFYTGSAFPDWRGDLLIGSLSPGLLVRLRLQDGRVVQEERYLGDLRERIRDVVQSPDGSLYLLTDSSRGRILRVDPAR
- a CDS encoding cytochrome P450 → MADVQFNPMDPEFVADPYPMYRRLQADDPVHHSPLGFWVLTRYADVIASLRDPRLIKEPIAAFVAARFGMQVPPGLGLSMLDRDPPDHTRLRGLVSKAFTPKALERLRPDIQRIVDRLLDAVDGHGEMDLIDEFAYPLPVNVICDMLGVPVKDHERFKQWGLDIARGLDAIMLPPESEVAQRSMAGRRALAAYFRELIAQRRASPRDDMLSALIAAEEAGDKLNEDELLATCILLLVAGHETTVNLIGNGTLALLRHPAELRRLRDDPRIIGTAVEELLRFDGPVQRTARIPSEDIVIGGRTIPKGEMVMPFLGAADRDAAQFPDPQRLDLTRADNRHIAFGMGVHFCLGAPLARMEGQIAINTLLQRLPKLALATEKPEFRQSLTLRGLQSLPVSF